The proteins below come from a single Streptomyces sp. SCSIO 75703 genomic window:
- a CDS encoding organic hydroperoxide resistance protein, translating to MPIQQSEVLYTAVATAENGRDGRVATDDGRLDLVVNPPKEMGGSGAGTNPEQLFAAGYSACFQGALAVVARQEGVDVSGSTVTAKVGIGKNADGFGITVEISASIPGLGAEDARSLTEKAHQVCPYSKATRGNITVTLA from the coding sequence ATGCCCATCCAGCAGTCCGAGGTCCTCTACACCGCCGTCGCCACCGCCGAGAACGGCCGCGACGGCCGCGTCGCCACCGACGACGGCAGGCTCGACCTGGTCGTCAACCCGCCCAAGGAGATGGGCGGCAGCGGCGCCGGCACCAACCCGGAGCAGCTCTTCGCCGCCGGTTACAGCGCCTGCTTCCAGGGCGCGCTGGCGGTCGTCGCCCGCCAGGAGGGCGTCGACGTCTCCGGCTCGACCGTCACCGCGAAGGTCGGGATCGGCAAGAACGCCGACGGGTTCGGGATCACCGTCGAGATCTCCGCGTCGATCCCCGGACTGGGCGCCGAGGACGCCCGCAGCCTGACGGAGAAGGCCCACCAGGTCTGCCCTTACTCCAAGGCCACCCGCGGCAACATCACCGTCACCCTCGCCTGA
- a CDS encoding EI24 domain-containing protein has product MRDLGAGFGHLLKGQRWMARHRKNYGYGLLPGLITLVLYLATLVVLIVWGADTVAWATPFADDWASPWAGIFRGVLTVVLFALGLLLAVLTFTAVTLLIGSLFYDSLSEAVDRDVSADGTAPESELSFWRDVWVSTRDSLRILVRAALWGVLLFALGFVPVLGQTAVPVAGFLVTGFFLSEELAAGALQRRGLELRERLALLRTRKLLVWGFGTPLGLAFLVPFVAVFLMPGAVAGATLLARDLLGEEILDGPAHASDDDPGPEPDDPAHACDDDPAPDGDTGPHGHPGSGATGRTAHGPV; this is encoded by the coding sequence ATGCGCGATCTGGGGGCGGGGTTCGGTCATCTCCTCAAAGGCCAGCGGTGGATGGCCCGGCACCGGAAGAACTACGGCTACGGACTCCTGCCCGGTCTGATCACCCTCGTCCTCTACCTCGCGACCCTCGTCGTGCTGATCGTGTGGGGCGCGGACACGGTCGCCTGGGCGACGCCCTTCGCCGACGACTGGGCGAGCCCCTGGGCCGGGATCTTCCGCGGCGTGCTGACCGTGGTGCTGTTCGCGCTCGGCCTGCTCCTGGCCGTCCTCACCTTCACCGCCGTCACCCTGCTCATCGGAAGCCTCTTCTACGACAGCCTCTCCGAGGCCGTCGACCGGGACGTCTCCGCCGACGGCACCGCGCCCGAGTCCGAGCTGTCCTTCTGGCGCGACGTGTGGGTCTCCACCCGGGACAGCCTGCGCATCCTGGTGCGGGCCGCCCTGTGGGGCGTGCTGCTCTTCGCGCTCGGCTTCGTGCCGGTGCTCGGGCAGACCGCCGTGCCGGTGGCGGGGTTCCTCGTCACCGGCTTCTTCCTCAGCGAGGAACTGGCCGCGGGCGCCCTCCAGCGCCGGGGCCTGGAACTGCGCGAGCGGCTGGCGCTGCTGCGCACCCGCAAGCTGCTGGTGTGGGGCTTCGGCACACCGCTGGGCCTGGCCTTCCTGGTGCCGTTCGTCGCGGTCTTCCTGATGCCGGGCGCGGTCGCCGGCGCCACCCTCCTCGCCCGCGACCTGCTCGGCGAGGAGATCCTCGACGGCCCCGCCCACGCGTCCGACGACGACCCCGGCCCTGAGCCCGACGACCCCGCCCACGCCTGCGACGACGACCCCGCCCCCGACGGCGACACCGGACCGCACGGTCACCCGGGCTCCGGCGCGACCGGCCGGACCGCCCACGGACCCGTGTGA
- a CDS encoding NADP-dependent oxidoreductase codes for MTDSPSLPAVNREWHLVSRPVGWPEPEDFALVEAEVPVPAEGQVLVRNRYLSVDPYMRGRMSAAKSYVAPFELGKAMQGGAVGEVVASAAEGFAPGDHVLHFLGWREYAVLDARHAVRVDPDAAPLSTYLGVLGMTGLTAYAGLLRVAALREGDTVFVSGAAGAVGGQVGQIARLKGASRVVGSAGSDAKVRLLLDEYGFDAAFNYKDAPVAEQLRSAAPDGVDVYFDNVGGDHLEAAIGRLNRGGRIAVCGMISVYNATEPAPGPRNLARLIQTRGRIEGFLVGDHEDLRPRFVEEVGAWVRSGELKYHETVVEGVGNTLDAFLGVLRGDNTGKMIVAV; via the coding sequence ATGACCGACTCCCCCTCCCTCCCCGCCGTCAACCGTGAATGGCACCTCGTCAGCCGTCCGGTCGGCTGGCCCGAGCCGGAGGACTTCGCCCTGGTCGAGGCGGAGGTGCCCGTCCCCGCCGAGGGCCAGGTGCTGGTCCGCAACCGGTACCTCTCGGTCGACCCCTACATGCGCGGCCGCATGAGCGCCGCGAAGTCCTACGTCGCCCCCTTCGAACTGGGCAAGGCGATGCAGGGCGGCGCCGTCGGCGAGGTCGTCGCCTCCGCGGCGGAGGGCTTCGCGCCCGGCGACCACGTGCTGCACTTCCTCGGCTGGCGCGAGTACGCCGTCCTGGACGCCCGGCACGCCGTCCGCGTCGACCCGGACGCGGCCCCGCTCTCCACCTACCTCGGCGTGCTCGGCATGACCGGCCTGACCGCCTACGCGGGACTGCTGCGGGTGGCCGCGCTCCGCGAGGGCGACACCGTCTTCGTCTCCGGCGCGGCCGGCGCCGTCGGCGGCCAGGTCGGCCAGATCGCCCGGCTGAAGGGCGCCTCCCGGGTCGTCGGCTCGGCCGGCTCCGACGCCAAGGTGCGGCTGCTCCTGGACGAGTACGGCTTCGACGCCGCCTTCAACTACAAGGACGCCCCGGTGGCCGAGCAACTGCGCTCCGCCGCCCCCGACGGCGTGGACGTGTACTTCGACAACGTGGGCGGCGACCACCTGGAGGCGGCCATCGGCCGGCTCAACCGGGGCGGCCGGATCGCGGTCTGCGGCATGATCTCGGTCTACAACGCCACCGAGCCCGCCCCCGGCCCGCGCAACCTCGCCCGCCTCATCCAGACCCGCGGCCGGATCGAGGGCTTCCTCGTCGGCGACCACGAGGACCTGCGGCCCCGGTTCGTCGAGGAGGTCGGCGCCTGGGTCCGCTCCGGTGAGCTGAAGTACCACGAGACGGTGGTCGAGGGCGTCGGGAACACCCTCGACGCCTTCCTCGGCGTCCTGCGCGGGGACAACACCGGCAAGATGATCGTCGCGGTCTGA